One segment of Neobacillus endophyticus DNA contains the following:
- a CDS encoding spore germination protein, with translation MRKSKKQNENDNVRQNLDPSKPEGLAISKQYQENLDRIKSETGNSIDIVIRQMKIGQYDGALVFVDGLVDGKGINDYILESFMEPKALMDDIDLFQFVMDKIVAVGSVHTITNWNQVYEFLLSGCSVIFLDGSQKAIVGETRGGEVRPVLEPSSQLSIRGPKDSFNETIRTNTALIRRRIKSPNLWVESMKIGTVTQTDVAIMYVKGIANDKIIDEVRQRLQRINIDSIIDSGYIEQLIEDQTFTFFPTTYHTERPDVVSAQLVEGRIAVIVDGSPFVLTVPALFVQFFQAPDDYYYRFDLSTSIRILRILAFLIALIGPSLYIAATTFHQEMIPTTLAIAIAAQRENVPFPAFVEALIMEVTFEILREAGLRLPRAVGQAVSIVGALVIGQAAVQANIISPIMVIVVSITAIANFSTPVFAMAISARLLRFVLMAMATFIGFYGIMIGIMFMVIHLCSLRSFGVPYMAPLAPFNPENQQDVFIRFPLWAFKDRPKFISKGNTVRTGSNQKPSPPEQSNDQHDQNSEGNPT, from the coding sequence ATGAGAAAAAGTAAAAAGCAGAATGAGAATGATAATGTTCGTCAAAACCTTGATCCATCAAAGCCAGAGGGTTTAGCGATCTCCAAACAATATCAAGAAAATCTTGATCGTATAAAATCGGAAACGGGCAACAGCATTGATATTGTTATTCGGCAAATGAAAATAGGCCAATATGACGGCGCACTTGTATTTGTCGACGGTTTGGTGGATGGAAAAGGCATTAACGATTATATTTTAGAATCTTTTATGGAACCGAAAGCACTGATGGATGATATCGACCTTTTTCAATTTGTTATGGATAAAATAGTAGCAGTTGGATCAGTCCATACCATTACTAATTGGAACCAAGTCTATGAGTTCTTGTTATCCGGATGTTCGGTTATATTTTTGGATGGATCTCAAAAAGCCATTGTAGGGGAAACAAGAGGGGGAGAAGTCCGTCCTGTTCTTGAGCCTTCATCGCAATTATCTATCCGCGGTCCAAAGGACTCTTTCAATGAGACGATTAGAACCAATACGGCTCTGATCCGCAGGAGAATCAAAAGTCCGAATCTATGGGTCGAATCAATGAAAATAGGTACGGTAACACAAACAGATGTAGCCATTATGTATGTAAAAGGAATTGCTAATGACAAAATCATTGATGAAGTAAGACAAAGATTACAGAGAATTAATATTGATTCCATTATAGATTCAGGCTATATTGAACAATTAATTGAGGATCAAACATTTACTTTTTTTCCAACTACCTATCATACGGAAAGGCCGGATGTTGTGTCAGCCCAGCTAGTAGAAGGCAGAATTGCGGTCATCGTGGATGGGAGTCCATTTGTCCTTACTGTTCCAGCCTTATTTGTGCAATTTTTTCAAGCACCTGATGATTATTATTACCGATTTGATTTATCGACCAGTATTCGCATTTTAAGGATCCTTGCTTTTTTAATTGCACTAATAGGTCCATCTCTATATATCGCAGCTACGACCTTTCATCAAGAAATGATTCCGACTACATTGGCCATTGCGATTGCTGCCCAACGGGAAAATGTTCCGTTTCCTGCTTTTGTTGAAGCATTAATTATGGAGGTAACCTTTGAAATTTTGCGTGAAGCAGGTTTGCGCCTTCCAAGGGCAGTTGGACAGGCGGTTTCAATTGTTGGGGCACTTGTTATAGGTCAGGCAGCCGTTCAAGCCAATATTATTTCTCCAATTATGGTTATTGTAGTATCCATTACTGCCATCGCAAATTTTTCTACACCCGTTTTTGCGATGGCAATTTCTGCACGATTACTCCGTTTTGTTTTAATGGCAATGGCAACATTTATTGGTTTTTATGGAATTATGATTGGCATCATGTTCATGGTCATCCATTTATGTTCATTAAGGTCATTTGGAGTCCCTTATATGGCACCATTAGCTCCTTTTAATCCTGAAAACCAACAGGATGTGTTTATACGCTTTCCACTATGGGCATTTAAAGATCGTCCCAAATTTATTAGTAAGGGGAATACAGTCAGAACAGGCAGCAACCAAAAACC